A segment of the Symmachiella macrocystis genome:
GGTTGAAGACCGCACTAGGTGTTTCGAGTCGTTCGTGGTTCACTGCTTCGTTAGCCGAAGTGAAATCTGTGCCGCAGTCCAAGTTTTGATTGTTAGTAATACTGCGCATAACGGGCTTGCGAGCCCGGCAACGAATGACCTGCCCCCTTTAACCGAAACCAGAGCTTGATATAGGATTTGGGCTTCTGGTTCCAGAAGAAGGAGGCAATCATGCCGAGGAAGCGTCATACGTCAGAACAGATTATTACCAAGCTCCGGGAAGCTGAGGTTCATCTTTCCCAAGGAATGACAATTCCGCTGATGTGCAAGAGGCTGGGGATTCATCAACAGACCTACTACAAGTGGCGACGCGAGTATGGTGGTCTGCGGATGGATCAGGCAAAACGTTTGAAAGAGCTGGAGAAAGAGAACAATCGCCTCAAGAGGTTGCTCGCTGAATCGGAACTGGACAAAGCCATTCTGAAAGAAGCCGCGTCGGGAAACTTCTAAGCCCTACGAAGCGTAGCAAGGCAGTGAACTTCGTACGGGATTCTTTAGGACAGGATCGGGTTTCAGAACGGCGAGCTTGCCGTGTGCTGGGCCAAGCCCGATCCACTCAGAGAAGGACGCGAGTTGCTGGGAGTGATGAACCACGACTGATCCGTGAGATGGTGGAATTGGCGACGCAGTATGGTCGTTACGGCTATCGCCGTGTGACCGAACTTCTTCATCGAAAAGGCTGGAAGGTGAATCACAAACGCATCGAACGGTTGTGGAGACAGGAAGGATTGAAAGTGCCTCAAAAACAGCCGAAAAGGCGTCGTCTGTGGTTGGGTGACGGGTCGTGTGTTCGCCTGCGACCTCAGTACGAGAACCATGTTTGGAGTTACGATTTCGTGCATTGCCGGACTCACGATGGTCGTGCTTTTCGGATGTTAAATCTGATTGATGAACACACGCGAGAGTGTCTGGCCATTGATGTCGCGAGGAGGCTCAACAGTGAACATGTGTTGGAACGCCTCAGCGACCTGTTTGTGCGTCGAGGAGTTCCCGATCACATCCGGAGTGATAACGGTCCAGAGTTCACTGCCAAGCGAGTCCGCAAGTGGCTTAAGAAGGTGGAGGTGAAGACGTTGTTCATTGAGCCAGGCAGTCCTTGGGAAAACGGTTACATCGAATCGTTCAACGGGAAACTACGGGACGAATTGCTTGATGGAGAAATCTTCGATACGTTATTGGAGGCAAAGGTACTGATCGAACGTTGGCGAAGAGAATACAACACGATCAGGCCTCACAGTTCTCTTGGCTATCGAGCCCCGGTGCCGGAGACGAAACTGTTCTGTTCGCCGGCTTCCGCTACGCTCCAGCAGGCGAACAGAACAACCCGTGATACAATTGAACACTAAGTCATGTGACTGGTGTCATCCATGGGGGCAGGTCACAGGATGCGCGACTTTCGACGATTCGTCCGTCGAGTATTCCACGGCGCCCCCCATCTCGGAAGTCATTCCGCACGAGTTGTCCAAGGCGACATCGCCGGTCTACGTCATCGAGCCTCCCGATGTGTTGACCATCTCGGCAATCAGCCTCGTTCCCAAACATCCCTACCGCGTCCGCCCACTCGATACGCTGATCGTGCAAGCCACGGGAATGCCGACCGAAGCGCCCATTGGGGGAGAACATGTCATCGGTCTCGATGGCAACTTGGTCCTGGGCTACGAATATGATTATCTCGACGGTCAGCATCAACCCATTCGCGCGACCGGTAAAACGATTGAGATGATCCGCAACGAATTGGAAGAACGGTTGCAACTGGTGGCGCGTGAGCCGCGGGTATGGATCACGCTTTCCAGTATCGCCTCACAACAGGACATCTCCGGCGAACATTTGGTCGCCCCTGACGGACGCGTCACACTCGGCAGTTATGGTCGCGTGAGCCTGATCGGGATGACGATCGAAGAAGCCAAAACAACAATCGAAACACACCTTTCTCAATACTTCGAAAATCCGCAAGTCGGCGTCGACGTGTTCGGTTTCAACAGCAAGGTGTATTACGTCATTACACAAGGCGCGGGCCTGGGCGATCAAGTGTTTCGGCTGCCCATCAAAGGGAGCGAAACGGCTTTGGATGCGATCGGAGAGATCCAAGGCTTTTCTTCGAATTCATCGATCCGGATGTGGGTGGCCCGTCCCGGTTTCAATAACCAGGGGGGCGACCAAATCATGCCCATCGATTGGCTGGGAATTTCCCAACGCGGCGACGTGACGACCAACTACCAACTCATGCCGGGCGACCGCCTGTATGTGGCGGAAGACAAATTGGTGGCCTTCGATACCGCCCTGGCGAAAATCATCTCGCCGATCGAACGCATGCTGGGTGTGACATTGTTGGGAACCCAGACGGCCAATCGAATTACGACCTACGGCACTGTGAACAACCAAGGTTTCTAGCGGTAACGTTGCACGTGCTATACGTCCGCTAGCGTCGCCCTGACTTCAAACTTATCCTGCCTACTGATTCCCGGAAAACAACCATGTCACGCACCTTTAGCTTGCAGCGGACCGACTGGTTGATCGTCTGCGTCGTTCTCAGTTTTTCGACCGGATGCCATTGGCTGAACCGAGAAGAGTGTTGTCCCACCGATCTCAAAGATACGTACGGACCGTGCAGCAGCGAAGCGGTGCGGCGCACGCCCTGCGGCCCGGACTGGCACAATTTTGGAGTCAAACCGACAGTCTGGCGCTGCGGCCCTTCCGACCATCCGCAAAGCCCGGCTCCTTGCCCCAACGGCTGCAATTGGGAACAGTTAAAGAACGAGACTCCCTCTCCTTCGCCTCTAGAGATTGCTCCGGCTCCTAGCGATAGCATGGAGCCCACTCCAGAAACGCATCCGCTCGCGCCTCCGTCCTTATTCCCGGATGGAACCAACTAAGCGTCTCAACAAGCGGCTGCAATGTGCGTTGATTTGGCATCAACTACCGCGAATCAACTGTCGGATCGGCGAACCATTGCGCACCAAAGTCACCGGTCGACCGTCGGGGGAATGCAAAACCTGCTCAGGGTCCATCCCCAGGCTGGTATAAAATGTCGCGGCGACATCGTCGGGAGAGATGGAGACCTCGGCAGGTAACGAACCGGTGGTATCGCTGCCACCTACCACCTGGCCACCGACGAAACCTCCGCCGGCCAACAACATGAACATGCACTTTGCATAGTGCTCGCGACCTGGTTGACCATACGCATTGATTTTAGGGGTGCGCCCAAATTCACCTGTGGCCAGTACCGAGGTCGAATCGAATAGACCTCGCTGCGTCAAGCCTTGCAACAGTGCGACCAACCCCGTATCTAGTCGCGGAAGATTCTTGTTTTTAAGGGTTGGAAAATTGTTCCGGTGCGTATCCCAGCCCCCGAACGAAATCGTCACGCAGCGCACGCCCGCCTCGACCAGACGAATGGCCAGCAGGCAACTTTGACTGAAAGCATCCTGAGCAAACTGTTTGGCAAAGGCCGGTTTTTCTTGGGAGAGATCGAATGCGGCGCGTGTCCGCCGCGAAGTTAGGATCGAATACGCCTTCTGGCTGTGACGGTCCATGCCGTCCAACAGCACAGTGGAATTCCCGGACTGCTCGAGTTTCTGATCCAGCGTGCGTCGTAACCGTTCGCGACGCTCGAGCATTGGGGAGGTTGTTCCCGTGGGGAGGGCCAGCGCCGGGATATCCAGGGGACGTCCCGCCTTGGGAAACTCTCCTGTTTCAAACGAGGCATGCTCGATTCCCAAAAAGCCCGGTCCTTGAGGCGAGCGGGGAATGGCAACAGTTCCAGGCAATTCTATCGCAGCGGGATTTCGATAATTCATCACCGCGGAATATGAAGGATACTGAATTGAAGCCAGTGGCGGAGTTCCCGTCAGGATGTATTTTTTTCCCAACCCATGGTCGGACAACGAGTGGGACACTCCGCGCACCAAGGCATAACGATCGGTGGCCTGCGCCAATTGCGGAAGATGTTCGCAAAACTGGACGCCGGGCAGCGATGTGGAGATCGTGCTAAACTCCCCGCGCATTTCGCGGGGCGCCGTGGGCTTGGGATCAAAGGTATCGATGTGCGACGGCCCGCCATCCAATAAGATCACGATGGCCGACTTTTCGGATGAGCCTGAAACGGCCTCCTCGGCGCGCAACAGATGCGAAAGATTGATGCCGCCGATCGCAAGAGTCCCCGCGCAGAGCACGTCTCGACGCGAGGGTCGCAAGGTGTGGGGAGTAGATCGAGGCATTATTATTTCAATCGCTTAATGGTTGAGCAAAAATTCTCGTGAGTTGATCAGTGCCCAAAGGACATCGCGCACGCCGTCGGGAAGACTCTTTGATTCTTGACAATAGGACAGGCAGCTGGAGCGTTCTTCACTCGAGGGTAGTCGCGAGACCGTCCGTAAAAAGGCAGCGTCGATTAAGTTCGGCAAAAGTCCACCGGGGGTTCTCAACTGCTGAGCCGCCGCTTCGGTTCCGGTGCTCCGCAAGCGGCCAATCCAACCTTTAGGACGATCCAAAAGTTTGCGAAACGTTGGTCCGTTGTATAATTCTAACGTGCGCGGCAGCGTGGGGTCATTCGAGCGAACGCGTGCGCATACTTCGTCGCCCGGCGGTTGCCCCATCCGCGCCAACAATTTTCGCGCGCGATGGGTATTTCGCAAGACCGATAGCGGACCGACCATTGTATCTGTCGAGGTTATTTGTGTCTCATCATCCGCAGTCGCCTGAAAAACCGCATCATAGAGCACCTCCGCCGACATCGGGCGAAACTGAGATTGCGCGAACTGCCGACGATGTTCAGGCACCGCGTCTTTAAGCGTGGAACTGCGCTGATACGCCCGACTCGTCACAATTTCACGATGCAACGTGCGAAGGCGATAATCCGATTCGATAAATTGCAGAACCAGCCGATCCAAGAGTTCACGATTGCTGGGAGGATTCCCAATACTCAGATCATCCGGCGTGCTGACGATCCCGGTTCCTAAAAAGTGTTCCCACACCCGATTGACAAGCGCGATGGCTAGATACGGATGGTCGCGATCATTCATCCAGTCGGTTAACACCTTGAGCCGGTCGACCTGCGGCGCCGTCGCACTCTTGTCATCGTCTTTTATATAGACTCCGGGAAAGGAGACGCGTTTGCCGGCATCAAATGCCTGTCGAATGACGTGGTCGTTGATCGATCCTTTTTTAGGCCGGAACGTATCACGAATTCGCTTCGACGCGGGAATGTCTTTGCTGGGCATGCCAAACTTAAACGGCTCAAAGAACGCCTCCAAACCCTCGAAGTCTTCTTTCGTCCAGCGATCAAAGGGATGCTTGTGGCATTCGGCGCACTGAAGCTTGACTGCCAAAAATGTGTGGCTGAACGTCAACGCTTTATTCGAGGCATCGCGAATATGCTTTCTGCCCCAAAAAAAGGGAAGTTGATCCTGCTTGACCAACAGGTCCTCCCCCCCAGGGCGGAAGTACGCGTTAGTTTGATCGATGTATTCATCAAACGGCTGGTCCGATCGCCGGTTGATGTTGCGTACCAGATCGTTGACCAACTGATCGTAACTCGTCCCCTGCTCCACGCGCCGGCGAACCCATTGATAACTGAGCAAGGCTTCTTCGCGGCGAAACGCGCCGTCGGGCATGACCTGTTCATTCAGCCCAAATAGTTCACACAACCACGCAGTCCAATGATCGGTATAAGCGTCGCTGGTCAACAGTGCGTCAATCTTGCGTTCTCGTTTGTCGGCCGCTTTATCGTCAATAAATTCGAGCACCTCATCCGACCGCGGCAGGCGACCGGTCAAATCCAAGCTGACACGGCGGAGGAATTCCGCTTCACTGCAAAGTTCGGCTGGTTGTAGCCCCAATTGCGCAAGTTGCCGATCGACGGCCGTATCGATACTGCCTGCACCAGTTGGCGCAGGGCCGGCATTCGATGCGGTGTCTGCGAAGGGCACAATGACTTCGACAGGTTGAATCACGCGATCGTAGTAGATCAGCACATGCGTCATCCCCGGCTTGTGCAACGTGATCTCGCCGGCAGGCCCGACTGTAGCAATCGACTCGTCTTTGGAAACGAAACGGCAGAATGGCGTGACGTCGTCGCTTGTCTTGTTATTCCACTCTGCCTGGACGCGTAATTGAATCGGTTTGTCGGTCGGGAGACCGCGGATAACCGCGGGTTGCACGTCGAGCGATTTGACTTCGATCCAATCGGTTCCCAGCGGAATGCCTGGGGCTCGGTTTTTCACCCAATTCAACAGCACTTGATATTCAAAACTCTCCGGCTCGAACAGCACGCCCCCTTCGTGATCTTCGAAGCCGCAGGGCTTTTGTAGAATCAGGCTCGATTCAGGATCCCGCCAATTGACCCGTGGGTTTGGATCGCCTGAGAGTAACGCTTCGTGATCCCCCTTCAAGTCATAGCCGAATAGGGAGAGGTGAAACCCAGCCTGCCCGTCGGCTGCTCCATGACAGGCCGCTTTGTTGCAGCCAAGTCGCGTGAGCAACGGCACAATATGGTTTCGAAACGCTGGTCGCGGCGGCGGATCGGCCTGGGCCTTGATCGCAACAGCCGTGAGAATCACAGCGGCCATCAGGACGTTGATGCCGATTTTGGGACACAGATTGAGAACAGCCATCGCTATTTCGCATCTAAATCTAAAAAAAGCCGCGCACCGATTCGTTTTCGGTTGCGGCGATTTCATTTCGCACTTCGCAGCGTTTGGAAAGCTTGGACACAGTCCGTCAGAAACATCTGCGCGGTCTGAATCCGCTCCTCGTTATTGTCACCCCCGGCAACGAGCACCTGCATTTTGTACAAGAATGATTCGCTGCCATAAGTGAATCGCGGAAAACGTGGCACATCCCATTGCGAATCAGCAGTGTGGCCATACGCAACAACGAACTCGTCGGATTGATCCATTGAATCGTCTCCGACATAGGCCAGGGATCGAAAGCTGTGTCCTGCGTCGGCGTCTTCGATAAGGATTTCATCAGTCGAAAGTGTTCGGCTGCCACGATTTGAATAGCAAATGTCCGGTGGATGGCGAACCAAACGGCCCGGTGAACCGACCATGATCAACAACGCGACCTGTTGATTTGTCTTTCGGTTGCGATAGATCCTGCTGAGATAATTCTCAAGCCCTAATTCCGTTTGCACGCCTTCAGGGAGCGAATCGCCCTCGGCTTGCGATTCCCAATCCCCAAATGCCACTGGAAAGTTTGCAAGTCGTTGTGATTCGGTATCAAGAATTTTCGCAGGAGCTTGCTGATAAAGGCGTCCCGGCTGCAGCTGAGCGGAGGCCACGGTAACCAGTGAGGCTATCGCTAATGCAATTGCGGTTTTCATAATGATGTTCCCCTCAGGATGAGCCTTTCACAAACACCGCATGCCGAAAATGCTCCGATAGGTCGCGCAACGATTTCTGGTCTCGCGCGGAAAGCACCTGTCGTTCGATGCCCAAGGCCAAAGCACGTTGGAAGGCGTCCTGAGCAGACTGGTCGTTTCCGATCTGGCTGTACGCTTCGGCCAAGTGTAGCCAAAGGGAGGCGTCAGCACGTGATTCGTTCGCCATTGGCGTGAGCCGATCGATCACCAGCTGTGCATTGCCGGCAATCAACTCTATGGTTGCGATGGAGTCATTGAGTTGCAGGCTCTCGGGCTGTTGCTCAAGCGCAGCTTGCAGGATTGCCCGCGCGTCTTGGATGGGCGAAGAGGTTTCCGCAATCGCTAGCGCCAAGTTATTGCGGGCCATGGTCGAATCGGGCGTACGCTCCAACACCTTGCGGTAGAGAAGCACAGCATCGTCATACCGTCCTTGTAGAAACCGCAAATCCCCTAGCAATTGAACCAGTGAGTCGCCAGTTGCAGAGACATCAGTTGCGGTGGCCCGGGCAAGGTATTCGTCGACCACCGCGTCGCGACTGCTTTCGATATCGCGGTTAATAATCAACGCATCGATCAGACTGCGGGCCGCTGTTTCCGGCGACAATTTTGTAAAGCCGTGCTCACTCAAATAGACGGCCAAATTGGGTTCATTTTCATGAATTGTCACAGAGAGAATGCGCGTTAACAGAGTTTGCTGTTCTTCAACGGTGCTCGCCGACTGAAAGGCCGAAGTCGCGCGGATTTCATTCGCGAGGGATTCCGTATCCCCCGAGCTGAGCTGCGGCTCCGACGTTTTCACTTTGAATTCGCGGATTTTCCAGCGTACAAATTCACTTAGTCCTTCCGGTGTCTCGCCTAACTTTGCATAAATCTGTCTGGCGCCCCCTTCAAATGGGACGGTTTCTTCTTGATCAGGCGCTGCTAGAAAATGCTGTTGCCAGAAGCGCAGGTACTCGGTGAGATCTTGTGGGCGCGGTGTCACACGGCTTCCCAAATCGTCGAGAATTCCAAATGCCGCGCTGATGCGATCCACGTGTTCATACAAATCGGCCATGGTCCGTAAGTCGTCAGGCTTTTTATCCAGAATGCCTTCGGCCAATCCAACCGCCTCGGTGTAGTCGCTTGGTGTACCGCGCTGGGAAAGAAACCGAATTCGGGCGCGAATCACGGCGGATTGGGGGTTCTGATTGATATCCGCGAATTCTTGCTTCAGCACGCGGCCAGCTTCTTCGGTCGCAGCCGTATCGCCGTCATTCAATAGTAAATTGGCCAGCATCATTTTCGCAAATCGGCTGTTGGGTTTCGCCACAAGCACGCGACGCGTGAGCATTTCGGCCAATTGTGGTGATTGCGAGAAATAGAATTGCGCTGCATGCGTCAGAATTTGCAGGCTGCGCGGATCCTCAGCATCACTCGATAAGATGATCGACTCCAGGTAAAACCGGCGGGCCTCATCCACGAGCCCCAACCGCGTATAGAGTTGAGCCAATACAAACGATTTGTGGCGGTCACTGATCGAGGCTTGCTGGGCGAGTTCCTGGAGGGTGGAAATGGCGTCTTCGCGCGAATCAAGAACCTGATCGTAAAAATTAACGAAGGCCACCCATGAGCGGATATTGGACGGCGAATTGTCCACTGCCTTGCGGAACGCGTTTTCGGCTTCGGTGAGAAAAGCAGATTTTTGTTTCTTATCTCTGACTTCGCCTTCGGCCAACATCATCAACACGCGTCCTAAACGTAATTGTGTGTCGACGTCATCAGGACGGGATTCGGCCCAGGATTTCGCCAGAATCAGCGCCTGTTCTCGTTCCGTTCCTTGCGCGTAATACGGCACGGCGCGGTCAAACAATTGAGGCGAGAACGCCAACATCTTGCTCGCCTGCGTAACAAATTCTTGCGCCTTCAGTTTACTATCGGTCCGCGTGTACATATCGATAACGCGGTCCGCTAATAAGATATTGCGGCTCCCCAATTGCCAGGCCTCCTTATAGGAGACCAAAGCCGCCGGATACTTGCCTTGCAGTAACGATAGTTCACCCAAGAGAATTTTTGACTTCGGCCAATTCGGACGGCGATTCTGGACAAATTGAATGAATTCATGCGCCTTTTCGAAGTTGGGATCGTTCGCGGAATCCAAGCCAGCTAATAAAATCTGCGCCTGATACGCTCTCCATTCCGTTCCTTGGGGACCTTCGATCTCCTTGAGCCATTGGGAATATTTAGCAAGCAGGGTCCACTCTTGTCGCAGCCAAGCTAACCGGGCGGCTTCGTCGACGATTGCTCCATTTTGCGGCAGGCGTTCGTGGGCGGATTCCAGGATCTCGACGGCACGCGGCATGTCGCCATTGCGCAAATGCAAATGCGAAAGCTCGATCAGCAACTCCCCTTGCTTCTCCGTCGTTTTATCAAGCTCCAACTCTTTTTGGAGCAGCGCAATCGCTTCGTCAATTTGATTATCGCCAACCAGCACGCGCGATTGGAGAACAGCGGCACGCGACCGATCATCGGACAGCTCACGGAACTTTTTCGCGGCCTGCAAGGCCGTTTTATGGTCGCCCAGCTGCAGCTTTAAAGCAGCATAATCTTGCCACAGCAATGCCGAGTCGCCATTGACTTTCAGCGCGTTTTCCAAGCGTGTTACAGCTTCATCAACTTGGCCTTGGGCGATCATCATCTCCACTGAAATGAGTTCGATCGTTTCATGGGAAGCGCCACGTTGGGCAGCTTTTTCCAATGCCTTGGTGACGGCAGACCAGTCCCGCTGCTGCTTTGGTAGGGATTTTTGCCGTTGCAACTCGACGCGCGCCAATCCGATAGCGGCATTGAGTTGAATCTCCTCCGTGCCACCCATGACGGCCAACAATTGTTTCTCGGCCAACTCCAAATTCCCAGATCTGGTCGCAAGGTTGGCCAATTGCAGCCGGGCAGCGGCAAGTCTCGGATTCAAATCGCTGGCACGGCCATAGGCGTCCATAGCGACATCGAGTTGTCCCAGCCCGAAACACAAGTCTCCGTAAAAGCTCCAGATTTCGGCGTACACTTTAGGAAACTGATTTTGAGCAAGCTCCATGTCTGGTGTCCCCAGAAACGTGAGCAACACCCCCAATGCATGACGCGGGGATTGCTCTGCCGCAGCGATGCGGCCACGGACCAGAGCGATGCTTCCCAGCACCGCTCCTCTCTCGCTTTCTGAAATGCTCGGGGCATGTTTCTCTAAAGGAACGACCAACGCCTCCGCCTTTTCAAACTGCCCGGTTCGCGCCAGCAGCGAGGCCAGCGGCACGAGCAACGATAATTCCGTGCGTCCTTTTTTCGCCAAGACTTGTTCCAACCCGTTTTCCAAAGCGACGATCGCTTTGCTGTCCCCCTCAGCGCCCCCTTCGGCCAAGAATATCTTGGCACGTGCCAAATAGGGCAGGTGGAACTCGGGTTGAGCGGCAATTGCTTTTACCAACAATTCCTGGGCCGCTGGGAAGTTCTCTTTCTGCATCTGCAATTGTGCAGCGATGTAATAAACCCGCGCCGCCTCCAAACCGCTCGACTGCGACACCAACTTGAGCGCCTGCTGCAAACTGACCTCGCAATCCGCGTCGGAACAATTTCCATACACCCGCTCGAATTCGTATTTTGCCAACCACGCTAAGGGGACTTCAGCTTTATCTTTGACCAGCTTCTCAAGCACTTGGCATGCGGAAACTTGAGGCGTGCCTGCTTCCTCCGAATCACCTTCTGCCTCCGTTCGCGGCGAAAAATCCATGATGGCCGAAGCGAGGGTCGCGGCATGCGAGACCTCGTAATCCCCGCTTTCCATCACTTGACGCAAAACGGCAATTGCTTCTTGCCACGTGACGTTGGCCCGGCCTCCTTCCCAGCGCAAGTAGGCGACCAACGAATCCGCATAAAGCTTCTCAAGTTCGCTTTGCGATATCTCTGAGGCTTCGTGCGGGTTGGTTTTCAGTTCCTCGTAGATATCCAACGCCATGCGAAACTCGTGGATTTGGGTCGCGATCTTTGCGGCAGTCACTGCCAATTCAACGCGCTGTGGAGCCAACTCCCAAGCATGCAAATAGAGTTGTGCAACGCGCAGCCAACTTCCATTGGCGTGCGCCGAACGATGCGACATCTCGGCAAACTGAATCGCCACGTCGGAATCATCGGGATCGATCGACAAATACCGTGAGTAGTACGTCGCAGCCTTCTCGTAATTTTCTTCGGTTTCATACCGCTCTGCCGTCTTTTGCAGCGTGCTGAGTGTGCGATTTTCAAAAAATCGCTGCATGAAGAGCACTGAGACAATCAGCACCACCGCAGCCACGCCCAACCGCAGCATCCACGACGATCCGGAGGACTTACTTGCCGCAAACCGGCGGCTCGTTGCATCCAGAAGAACCAGCACGCCCCAAAACATGGCAGCTGCCAGCGGGACCATGGCCACGGCGGCAAAGTCGTGCGAAAATCGCTCGGACACTTCCCCAGACCAGTATTTGGCCAACAATGCTGTCACATCGATACGTATGACATTGGCGATGATCGAAACCGGTATCACAGCGGCCAACAGTAAGAGCGATTTCCTGAGACTTGTTCGGGCCAATGTGATGGTCGCCACAGCAAGCGCCAAGATGCCAAAAAACATCCGTAACCCGCTACAGGCTCGTTCGACCTCAAACTGATGACCGTCGAGCAGGATCACAGTCCCATCAACAATGGCCGGTTGCGAAAAGAGTCGCAATGTCCAGGCCGAGCAACCTGCTGCGAGCTTTTGCAGGGGCGTACTCAGGGCAATTTCAATTGTCGCAGGCAGGGGCATTGCAAAACACAAGAACCCAATCGCGGGAGCGGCCCAGCAAAAACAGCGCCATCCAAAGCACATCCAGACCCAGCCGCCAATCCACACCGGGAGCGACCAAGCATCAAGCTCGGGGAAATAAAGCCGCCCAGAGGAATATCTCATGAAGCAGGCAAACAGCATCAATGCCAGACCGGCAAACGATACCGAGGGCGCGACCTCGGGCAGTGACTCGCGCCGTAGATAGAGAATAGCAGCACAAATGAATGGGACGATGAATCCGTGCGAGTAATCGGCGTTCGACGACCAATTTTCAACAATGCTTTGCAGCGGACTCCAATATGCCCAAAAGCCAATGATAAGCAGCGCAAATGGAATGAGCCGCTGTTTGTTATATAACATTTCGATGACGCCACCTTGCTGAGGCGGCAGAGTCTGTGGCCCTCATCCGACGGGTGTCGCCAAGCGATTTGCCGACGACATACTTCGGATGTTTGAAATGCAACGGCCTTACATCGAGGAGTGGTCTACGACTGAATCGAGAACCGAACACGCCAATCCCCCTCAATACCTAGCCTTGCGTAAACTTCTCTCGGCGTGCAACTCTAACTATTCAACCGGCCTCCCGCAACCGGCACAATGCAATCCCGCCCTCTGGCCTATTACAGAAAAACAGACGCCAACAATGATGCTGGCGTCTGTCAATGTTTTTGTAATTCTAGCAGAATCGTCCGCTGCGTCATTGCAATAACTACACAACAGAACAAAGCAGCAACCAAACACAGGCAGGATTGTCAGAACGACCTGCCCCATCAGGCACAGCCTTAAGCTTCCGCAGTCTCGCGACGCTTTTTCTTCGAACGAGCACGGGTCACGACCAATCCCAACCCAGCAATCATTGACCAGGTCACAATGGAGCTCATTTCGGGAACCGCTTGCAAGATCAAGCGAACCTCATCGATTCCAGCACCCATGGCGTTCAAGTCGAATGAAAACGTCCGACCGTCGCTGGCAATGGAGAATCCGTCCGGTGAAGACGAGTTGCCCAGCTCCAAGCCACGGTAGGTATAGGTGTCGTAATAGGTGTAGCCGGGGCCGTAAATGGCATCCGTCGCACCCAAGCTGTCGGTCGTGCTTTCGGGACCTGTATCGGCACCCGGCAGTAACACAACGCCCACGATACGAGTCTGGTCATT
Coding sequences within it:
- the xrt gene encoding exosortase: MLYNKQRLIPFALLIIGFWAYWSPLQSIVENWSSNADYSHGFIVPFICAAILYLRRESLPEVAPSVSFAGLALMLFACFMRYSSGRLYFPELDAWSLPVWIGGWVWMCFGWRCFCWAAPAIGFLCFAMPLPATIEIALSTPLQKLAAGCSAWTLRLFSQPAIVDGTVILLDGHQFEVERACSGLRMFFGILALAVATITLARTSLRKSLLLLAAVIPVSIIANVIRIDVTALLAKYWSGEVSERFSHDFAAVAMVPLAAAMFWGVLVLLDATSRRFAASKSSGSSWMLRLGVAAVVLIVSVLFMQRFFENRTLSTLQKTAERYETEENYEKAATYYSRYLSIDPDDSDVAIQFAEMSHRSAHANGSWLRVAQLYLHAWELAPQRVELAVTAAKIATQIHEFRMALDIYEELKTNPHEASEISQSELEKLYADSLVAYLRWEGGRANVTWQEAIAVLRQVMESGDYEVSHAATLASAIMDFSPRTEAEGDSEEAGTPQVSACQVLEKLVKDKAEVPLAWLAKYEFERVYGNCSDADCEVSLQQALKLVSQSSGLEAARVYYIAAQLQMQKENFPAAQELLVKAIAAQPEFHLPYLARAKIFLAEGGAEGDSKAIVALENGLEQVLAKKGRTELSLLVPLASLLARTGQFEKAEALVVPLEKHAPSISESERGAVLGSIALVRGRIAAAEQSPRHALGVLLTFLGTPDMELAQNQFPKVYAEIWSFYGDLCFGLGQLDVAMDAYGRASDLNPRLAAARLQLANLATRSGNLELAEKQLLAVMGGTEEIQLNAAIGLARVELQRQKSLPKQQRDWSAVTKALEKAAQRGASHETIELISVEMMIAQGQVDEAVTRLENALKVNGDSALLWQDYAALKLQLGDHKTALQAAKKFRELSDDRSRAAVLQSRVLVGDNQIDEAIALLQKELELDKTTEKQGELLIELSHLHLRNGDMPRAVEILESAHERLPQNGAIVDEAARLAWLRQEWTLLAKYSQWLKEIEGPQGTEWRAYQAQILLAGLDSANDPNFEKAHEFIQFVQNRRPNWPKSKILLGELSLLQGKYPAALVSYKEAWQLGSRNILLADRVIDMYTRTDSKLKAQEFVTQASKMLAFSPQLFDRAVPYYAQGTEREQALILAKSWAESRPDDVDTQLRLGRVLMMLAEGEVRDKKQKSAFLTEAENAFRKAVDNSPSNIRSWVAFVNFYDQVLDSREDAISTLQELAQQASISDRHKSFVLAQLYTRLGLVDEARRFYLESIILSSDAEDPRSLQILTHAAQFYFSQSPQLAEMLTRRVLVAKPNSRFAKMMLANLLLNDGDTAATEEAGRVLKQEFADINQNPQSAVIRARIRFLSQRGTPSDYTEAVGLAEGILDKKPDDLRTMADLYEHVDRISAAFGILDDLGSRVTPRPQDLTEYLRFWQQHFLAAPDQEETVPFEGGARQIYAKLGETPEGLSEFVRWKIREFKVKTSEPQLSSGDTESLANEIRATSAFQSASTVEEQQTLLTRILSVTIHENEPNLAVYLSEHGFTKLSPETAARSLIDALIINRDIESSRDAVVDEYLARATATDVSATGDSLVQLLGDLRFLQGRYDDAVLLYRKVLERTPDSTMARNNLALAIAETSSPIQDARAILQAALEQQPESLQLNDSIATIELIAGNAQLVIDRLTPMANESRADASLWLHLAEAYSQIGNDQSAQDAFQRALALGIERQVLSARDQKSLRDLSEHFRHAVFVKGSS